CCGATGTCACTGGCTTGGCCGGCGATCAAACCCATCTCCACACCCTCCAGGAGTTGGTGGTGGACGCCAGCTCCAGCGAGTGGTTCATGCCCGTCCCCCTTGACGGCCGTGACTACCGGGTCGAGTTGGGCTTCCGGCTGCGCTCCGGCGGCTGGTACTCCCTGGCCTTCTCGGCGGTCGCCCATGTGCCTGGGATGGAGCCCTCCCAGCGCATCGCTGATGCCTTTGTGCCCTTCTCCCTGGAAGCCGGTCACACGGCTGCACCCACTGCGTTCGCCGCTCCCGCGAGCGTCGGTGGTGTCCAGCATGAGCAGCACTATCAGCGGGCGACACTTCCCACCCGCAGCCGCCGGATCGGCTCCGAGGTCCTGCACGAGTACGACCTCAACGGTCCTGGCCCCCTGAACGACTCCGGCGTGGGCGTCTGGGCGAGCGGCCGCACCGAATCCGGCATGGGTGCCCTGCGCGAGCGCTCCTTCTGGCTGGTGGCTGACGCTGAGTTGATCGTCTACGGCGCGACGGACCCCTCCGCGAGCCTGTTCATTGGCGACGAGAAGGTTCAGCTCGAGCGGGACGGCAGCTTCCGCATCCATGTCCCCTTCCGGGATGGCGAGCAGCTCTATCCCGTGCGCGCGATTGCGGCGGATGGTGAGCAGGAGCGCTCCATCGCGATGGAGTTTGAGCGCCGCACCCCCCACGCTCGAGTGAACACCGCGGAAGAGGCCCAGTCCGAGTGGTTCTAGGCCGCTGAGGGCGACTAAAGAAGTCGGCCAACCCTTTGCGGGGCGCTGCTTTTCGACAGGTGTCGGATTCTCTCGGTGCACTCCCTGGCGGTGCTAAAAAAAATCCAATTCTGATTGCTCCGGAATGGACTACCTCGTGCTTGCCTCCGCCGTTGCTCCCCGAGGCGTTCCCGTGATCCTGCCCGCCATCGGTGGTGCCGGTCTGATTGCTCTGCTGGTCTTCTTCCTCTCTCAAGCTTCAGCCAAGAGCTGAGTACAGCCAGACGCCGCAACGCTCACTCCTGCGTTGCGTCGTCTTCCTTGATGAACCCAACGGGTTCCGTGAAGGTCAGCACGCAGTAGTAGCGCGTATTGCTGTAGCCGATTTCCACGTCATTGCATTGGC
This DNA window, taken from Synechococcus sp. LTW-R, encodes the following:
- a CDS encoding DUF4912 domain-containing protein; this translates as MTQRNSNDKSSNQRPLGWIRDLIPSSFKQKIKEAVPVIAPPPTDQIEVVEDFTEASTHVVFLPRDPQWAYCFWSISAADRKSAQRAGATQLCIRLADVTGLAGDQTHLHTLQELVVDASSSEWFMPVPLDGRDYRVELGFRLRSGGWYSLAFSAVAHVPGMEPSQRIADAFVPFSLEAGHTAAPTAFAAPASVGGVQHEQHYQRATLPTRSRRIGSEVLHEYDLNGPGPLNDSGVGVWASGRTESGMGALRERSFWLVADAELIVYGATDPSASLFIGDEKVQLERDGSFRIHVPFRDGEQLYPVRAIAADGEQERSIAMEFERRTPHARVNTAEEAQSEWF